In Lactuca sativa cultivar Salinas chromosome 5, Lsat_Salinas_v11, whole genome shotgun sequence, the DNA window ACCAACATAATCAACTAACCAAACGAATTGCTTCTGGATTGAGACCCCCATAGCCTGGTTGAGCTCTGCAAAGTAAGAAAAACTATCAATTATCCTCAATGAAACCAAAGCAATAAATTATGATTTACATTTTACTTACGCCATACAATAATGCATGTTATAAATAAATACTAGTAGCAATTGTCATTCAAGACATCCACATTACATACCTTGAACTTCTTTCTTTGGAAACCAGTTGTGCAAAATCAATGGACGTTCTGTTACTATGATGATCCAGCTCAGTGGAGCTATCAAGCCTAGGTAGTAAGAACTTTCATCAACTCTTAGTAATGaatccaaaacaaaatatgataccATGTTATAAACTAGAAAGTAGTAACAATTGTCATCCAACCAATCCACATACCTTAATAGGCCAGGTGGAGCTGATGCATGCGAGCTGTGTGAATTTGCAGGTGGAAACTGTGCTGGTGGTGGCGATGGTACATTAAGGCTCTTTGTAAACAGAGGTGGAAGAAACAAACAAAGAATTTAGCAATTGGATTTTATAATAATGCAAAAAAGTTTATAATTTCTTGTTTCAAACACATCTTTTTCTTGTTAGTTTTCTTGAGACTGCTATGGAAAAGTTAAGTAAGAAGGTTATATGAGTATATaaaaacgaaaaaagaaaaagaagctaACTTGATGTCTGAGGGCAGTTTCAAGTATTAACACGATTTCCTTCATTAATGGACGTTTTTCACGGTCTCTCttcaaacatttataagcaaTAGCTGCAAAGCCCTCCAAAGAACTTGAAGCAATTTCCTCCTTTATACTACTATATATAATTTCATCTAGTTTGTTCTGCTTGTAAGATTTTCGTACCCACAGAGTAAAAGGTTGAGGGTTATCCCTGGTGACAAAACACAGCCTCCCACACAAAACCTCAAACAGCACAACCCCAAACGAGTAAACGTCCGACTCCTTTGTAAGTATCCCTAATTCTGCATACAGGGGATCACAATACCCAATTGTACCACAGACGTTAGATAAAATAAATGTGATTTCCTGGTTAGCAGGACCAAACCTAGATAGACCCAAATCTGCGATAATGGCATTCCAGTTTCCatctaatagaatattagaaCTTTTAATGTCGCGGTGTAATACTCGTTGATAACCCCCAGCAGGATCGTGAAGGTAAGCCAGTCCGCGAGCCGCTCCAATGCATATCTTAAGGCGTTGAACCCAGTTTAAATCATTTCTCTCGAGATGCACATTAAGACTACTGTTGGTAGCATATTCGTAGACTAGGATATTCTCCTCACTATCGTCACAAAACCCTAAGAGGGACACGATATTTTCATGCTTATAACGAGAAAGGGTAAGGATCTCACTCCAAAACTCACGTTTTCCTTGGGGAAATTTATGACGAATTAAACGTTTTAAAGCAACCATGGCGCGTCTCTTCGAATCCCACCCGAGTTCTCCCCTGTACACATTGCCGAATCCTCCCTTTCCGATGCAATTATCTTCGCTAAAGTTGTTCGTTGCTGATACTATAGCTTCTAGTTTTATTTTGAGGTATTCAAATTGTTTTAGATCAGACATGGTTTTGATGATCGATCAAAAATAGGAATGGAAGTTGAAATGATTAGTAGAGCTGCTATTGAATCTATCATTGCATGTTAATAAACGACTTGTTGCCGGCTTACACAATGAGTATTATTATAAGACTAGCATGTGATTTACCAACCATTGCCAGCCTGCAAAATGAGTATTCTAAGGGTAGAATGCCAGCTTCCAAATTGAATATATGGTGTATTATATATGAAAATGCCCCTTTCAACaaataaaatatcaaataattaaGATGGCATTGCAATTTGACCGTAAACTTATTAGACAAAACTGAAAAAATGTTCATTTTGTTTCTTATTTTATTTGGTTAAGGTTCAAACCTTTAAAAAGTTGTAGATTTAAtcattttcaacaagttttattgtggttttagtcatttttccgttaactttaatggtttggttgtaaacttttttAAAAGACTAAactggacaaattatctttgtgGTTAGTTGAAAATtaccactttggtccaaaaagattTGGACTAGCATTAAAGGTCCAAgcttttcattttgttgcaagtttggtccaatttactttgaacttttttataatgacgattttacccttcGCTTATGCTTTttcagttttatttatttatttaaatagttttataattaaaataaaaataaaaataaatctctATGTGTGTGTACAGTTCATATCTTCTACCTGGTTTTTCACATCGAGAAAATATACTAACACCATGACCGTCGGTCGGAGATATGAACCTCAccatgtaacgtccgtagatcaggactagtcaatttagagacaataagtgtcaaaaatgactttttgatagaagattatttagaaggagtaatcttaactaagttgtagtatatgtcacaaggtttccgtgcatataaagaatgccgaaatccgagttataacgaagaagttatgacctatcgaagtttcgcaacagaactggcacgacacatcgcgacgtaaatagtgaatttacgaaagagcgatatttggccttagcgatctaaatgaaagtcgtagaatacgttaaaccgagaacatacataaaaagaacgtccaaatctaacttcgtatgagaaagttatgatttgtctaagtttcagcttagcagtatgcagctcgAAGTTCgactttgagatcgagcggtttttagccgaaacaatctaaacgagaatcgaagatctcgtctatggtagtgcaacggtaaaaagacagacgaaaatggacgtcggatgaagaagttatgaatttataacggagttttcctgtcccggcctactaaaaattgtaacaccccgttctttaaGTGTTTAATTATAAGTCCCTGAGATTTCTTTAAGTGTTTAATTATAagtccctgagatttaagaggaagggtaattCTGGTATTTTTCGGGAAAAGGGTTTCATCCGAGGAGGTTTCAGGCTGGTGTATGTTGTTAGAAGCATTGGGCTTCTCGTCACCCTcgtatgaatgtaaagttatttgGGAGCGGGTTTAGATTAGAGGAGTTGCGGTGTTTTGAAGATGATTATTGTTTATAGTTCTTTGTGGAGTAAGTGGGaaaaggtcccatgcatgcatggcatgcatgTTTGTATTTTGAagtttggctgggtacgcccagcgtaagctggacgtacgcccagcgtaatagagGGAAAGATGGCGGGGTGGCCGggtgagtacacccagcgtactagaggtacgcccagcgtactctcagaaactccaaaccctaatttagggtcagccactatataaggaacatgttggttcaccccTTAGCCTCCTTATACTCATCCTCAACCTCagaaaaaaccctagaagacccGTATttctccattgttgggtgtgtttgaccttggaaagctcattttggcaaaagaaaggcttgaaggagaaaagagaAGTTGTCAAAGGAGAAGAGGAACgtgtggagcttgtagatctgaagagataccatcctttggaacttgtttgaggtataaagcttcttgcttgacattcatattgtgtagatctatgtattgtgaagctttgacaccattcttgtcccaaaagtcctcacctTGTTGCATATTTCGATTTGGTCATGATTacctgtcctttcagacctttggagaggtcttgagtgagaaaaataaggtcccaagggttgtagttgttccatgtgtgagatatataggtcttaatggattaagaccttggattaagagcttaaggacgtcccaagtgataaagtctgagactttatgaattctaatcatatttggcctatggatctgaagtttgggcttaagagcttaagccattaaggagTTATCATGACTTAATGAGTAGCgtagttacgccccgcgtaaccctcgattacgcccagcgtagcgggCCAGTGCCCCAATTCCCTTTGCGAGTCAatgctgtacgccccgcataccaaggagggtatgcccagcgtactccccaTGTTGGACTTCCTTTTTGGGCCTTTGAGTTTGGGCCGTTTGTGGACAGTTGGTTATTGGGTCAAGTCTGGGAATTTATGGGtagagtattttgggcccaattattgttatggacattggatctaggcccatttggtgaggtgggcccaatttggtaaattgggccaatattggactttgtataagatttggactttggccttggcccgataagtggatgtatgcttggtctaatgtttattttgttatggtagttagttcgggatttgcggtgagttggtgattcgagagtctgcttcttcagttcagagtgcatttgcgaggtgagttatcctcactgtatcgacagggtctaaggcaccaaggccgaccctttattggattgagatttagatattattgttatgttattgttttgataTGTccgcatcctggtagttaggatgatatatgctagagacctagttaaggtcggtttcccgatatgtagggtgatgctatgctagtgaccggttaggtcggtatcctggttagggtaatgatatgttatgtgatctgcttgatcggtttgttgactatgaactgttatatgattgtatgttatgtgtacatgattgtttggactggagttgggttgaggcgggtcctgctttgtgctgtaggccaagatacccagggcggaccggttgttccaaAGGCCCAACGAggggtccggataggctgtaggccccgcgaGGGCGGACCATACATGCCGAGGCtaggagagtggaccaggccgattgaaggcccgatgcgggcggaccagtcatactgtagtctcaaagagtggaccaggtgggttgaaggcccggtgcgggcggaccaaccacactgtagactcgaaggACATGACTAGACGCgaagggtggactgaaggccgatatggcggaccagtcacacagtagacccgatatgcatggctgttctatgttctgctatgctatgtatgctattcatgttatgggccggaagacaatatgttataggccggaaggcaatatgttttggaccggaaggtcgtagcctggaagggcgtatatgtggttggtattttggggatatctcactaagctttcgggcttacagttgtggtttaaatgtttttcaggttcttcaggagattgtggcaaggcgaaggcgtgatcataccgctcctcgcgtttatgtttatgacatggttctgggaatactctgataataaatgtattgaaaaccttttt includes these proteins:
- the LOC111884347 gene encoding probable receptor-like protein kinase At5g38990 isoform X2 yields the protein MSDLKQFEYLKIKLEAIVSATNNFSEDNCIGKGGFGNVYRGELGWDSKRRAMVALKRLIRHKFPQGKREFWSEILTLSRYKHENIVSLLGFCDDSEENILVYEYATNSSLNVHLERNDLNWVQRLKICIGAARGLAYLHDPAGGYQRVLHRDIKSSNILLDGNWNAIIADLGLSRFGPANQEITFILSNVCGTIGYCDPLYAELGILTKESDVYSFGVVLFEVLCGRLCFVTRDNPQPFTLWVRKSYKQNKLDEIIYSSIKEEIASSSLEGFAAIAYKCLKRDREKRPLMKEIVLILETALRHQSLNVPSPPPAQFPPANSHSSHASAPPGLLRLDSSTELDHHSNRTSIDFAQLVSKERSSRAQPGYGGLNPEAIRLVHPDRATDCETMLRKIREPLPDIINVILALDSSAVIVDQVDALIKICPTKDEMELLKSYKGNKRMLGQCEQFFLLCAKIPRIMQKLRVFAFTTTFSSRVNNLRETLKTIKDATKEGINKAGCNNAYNLHHGEYIK
- the LOC111884347 gene encoding probable receptor-like protein kinase At5g38990 isoform X3: MSDLKQFEYLKIKLEAIVSATNNFSEDNCIGKGGFGNVYRGELGWDSKRRAMVALKRLIRHKFPQGKREFWSEILTLSRYKHENIVSLLGFCDDSEENILVYEYATNSSLNVHLERNDLNWVQRLKICIGAARGLAYLHDPAGGYQRVLHRDIKSSNILLDGNWNAIIADLGLSRFGPANQEITFILSNVCGTIGYCDPLYAELGILTKESDVYSFGVVLFEVLCGRLCFVTRDNPQPFTLWVRKSYKQNKLDEIIYSSIKEEIASSSLEGFAAIAYKCLKRDREKRPLMKEIVLILETALRHQSLNVPSPPPAQFPPANSHSSHASAPPGLLRLDSSTELDHHSNRTSIDFAQLVSKERSSRAQPGYGGLNPEAIRLVHPDRATDCETMLRKIREPLPDIINVILALDSSAVIVDQVDALIKICPTKDEMELLKSYKGNKRMLGQCEQFFLLCAKIPRIMQKLRVFAFTTTFSSRVNNLRETLKTIKDATKEII
- the LOC111884347 gene encoding receptor-like protein kinase HERK 1 isoform X1; protein product: MSDLKQFEYLKIKLEAIVSATNNFSEDNCIGKGGFGNVYRGELGWDSKRRAMVALKRLIRHKFPQGKREFWSEILTLSRYKHENIVSLLGFCDDSEENILVYEYATNSSLNVHLERNDLNWVQRLKICIGAARGLAYLHDPAGGYQRVLHRDIKSSNILLDGNWNAIIADLGLSRFGPANQEITFILSNVCGTIGYCDPLYAELGILTKESDVYSFGVVLFEVLCGRLCFVTRDNPQPFTLWVRKSYKQNKLDEIIYSSIKEEIASSSLEGFAAIAYKCLKRDREKRPLMKEIVLILETALRHQSLNVPSPPPAQFPPANSHSSHASAPPGLLRLDSSTELDHHSNRTSIDFAQLVSKERSSRAQPGYGGLNPEAIRLVHPDRATDCETMLRKIREPLPDIINVILALDSSAVIVDQVDALIKICPTKDEMELLKSYKGNKRMLGQCEQFFLLCAKIPRIMQKLRVFAFTTTFSSRVNNLRETLKTIKDATKEIRESTKLVAIMHTICTMGNILNEGTDQGSAEGFKLHSLEKLGDTHATNKQITLLHCLCKVIAEQTPELLDFDKDMIHLEAASMMHITSLRNKQKL